From Echinicola jeungdonensis, the proteins below share one genomic window:
- the gatA gene encoding Asp-tRNA(Asn)/Glu-tRNA(Gln) amidotransferase subunit GatA: MEKFHSFDEIKKSLKNKETDCKAIVNYYLNNIKTKAHLNAFVEVYEQSALEQAEKVDQKLAEGTAGKLAGMVIGIKDVLCYTDHEVNASSKILENFQSQFTCTAVQKLIDEDAIIIGRLNCDEFGMGSSNENTVHGKVLNAIDEERVPGGSSGGSAVAVQANLCTTSLGTDTGGSVRQPAAFTGLVGIKPTYSRVSRFGLIAYASSFDTIGVFSQNVEDNALVLEVIAGPDDNDSTVSQKSVPSYSEMLDLEKPVKVAYLKETIESDALQPEIKAHTLDVLNQLKEEGHQVEEVDFPLLDYVLPTYYILTTAEASSNLSRFDGVKYGYRTPNAHNLESMYKLTRSEGFGEEVKRRIMLGTFVLSASYYDAYFTKAQKVRRLIKEFTEDLLDKYDYIVMPTTPSTAFKFGEHSDDPVAMYLEDLFTVQASVSGVPAISIPNGTDEKGLPIGLQIIANSFKEGELYAFAKYLISIKK, encoded by the coding sequence TTGGAAAAATTCCATTCATTCGACGAAATAAAAAAGTCGCTTAAAAATAAGGAGACTGATTGTAAAGCAATCGTAAATTATTACCTCAACAACATCAAGACGAAGGCGCATCTCAACGCCTTCGTTGAAGTTTATGAGCAATCCGCTTTAGAACAGGCCGAAAAAGTAGACCAAAAATTGGCAGAAGGAACTGCTGGTAAATTGGCAGGCATGGTCATTGGCATAAAGGATGTTTTATGCTATACCGACCATGAAGTCAATGCTTCCAGCAAGATTCTGGAAAATTTCCAATCCCAATTCACCTGTACTGCAGTCCAAAAATTGATCGATGAAGATGCCATCATAATTGGACGGCTTAATTGCGATGAATTTGGTATGGGCTCTTCCAATGAAAACACCGTTCATGGGAAAGTATTGAATGCCATTGATGAGGAAAGGGTGCCCGGGGGGTCTTCCGGAGGATCTGCCGTTGCAGTCCAAGCCAATCTTTGTACTACCTCTTTGGGAACAGACACTGGAGGGTCTGTTCGACAACCTGCGGCATTTACCGGTCTTGTGGGAATCAAGCCTACTTACTCAAGGGTTTCTCGCTTTGGCCTGATTGCTTACGCATCTTCCTTTGACACCATAGGAGTGTTTTCCCAAAATGTAGAGGACAATGCATTGGTCCTGGAAGTCATAGCAGGACCAGATGACAATGACAGTACGGTTTCCCAAAAATCCGTACCTTCCTATAGCGAAATGCTGGATTTGGAAAAGCCAGTCAAAGTAGCTTACTTGAAAGAAACTATTGAATCTGATGCCCTTCAACCTGAGATTAAGGCCCATACTCTGGATGTGCTTAACCAACTGAAGGAAGAAGGCCATCAAGTAGAAGAAGTAGATTTTCCGCTATTGGATTATGTGCTTCCTACCTACTATATTTTGACCACTGCAGAGGCAAGTTCCAACCTTTCACGCTTTGATGGCGTAAAATATGGGTATAGAACTCCAAATGCCCACAACTTGGAAAGCATGTATAAGCTTACACGTTCAGAGGGATTTGGAGAGGAGGTCAAAAGAAGGATCATGCTGGGTACTTTTGTACTTAGTGCAAGTTATTATGATGCTTATTTCACCAAAGCCCAAAAAGTAAGAAGGCTGATAAAAGAGTTTACCGAAGACCTGTTGGATAAATATGACTACATCGTTATGCCAACTACGCCTTCTACAGCGTTTAAGTTTGGAGAGCATAGTGATGACCCTGTAGCCATGTACCTGGAGGATTTGTTTACAGTTCAAGCCTCTGTTTCGGGGGTTCCTGCCATTTCCATTCCTAATGGAACAGATGAAAAGGGATTACCGATTGGTTTGCAAATCATAGCCAATTCTTTTAAAGAAGGAGAACTTTATGCATTTGCAAAATATCTGATATCGATTAAAAAATAG
- a CDS encoding Sec-independent protein translocase subunit TatA/TatB: protein MTTLGFIQNIGGGSLIIIILVIILLFGAKRIPELARGLGRGIKEFKDATKEIQDDIEEGLKDKKKKD, encoded by the coding sequence ATGACTACATTGGGTTTCATTCAGAATATAGGAGGTGGTTCCTTGATCATTATCATCCTGGTTATCATCCTATTATTCGGCGCAAAAAGAATCCCTGAATTAGCTCGAGGGCTGGGAAGAGGAATCAAAGAATTCAAAGACGCCACCAAGGAGATTCAGGACGATATTGAGGAAGGTCTGAAGGACAAAAAGAAAAAAGACTAA